Within the Bradyrhizobium cosmicum genome, the region CCCTTCTTCAGGAAGACGTAGACGGCGGAGTAGGGCGCGCTCCTGAACTCGCCGGCTTTCTCGCAGGCGCCGTCGAGCTTGCCGCCGTGGGTGTTGATGCGCTGGACCGTGGTGACGGGCGTCAGGACGCCGCTGCCGCGGTGAGCGGTGACGTCCAGCTTCAGCCAGGCGATGTCGGCCGCGGTGGCGCCCGGCGCGTTGCCGACGGCCTTGCCGACCACGGCGCTACCGTCGGCCAGCTCCCAATTCGGGCCCGCATAATGTCGGCCGATGGTCTTGCCTTCGGACAGCAGCGTCGCGATCGGTTCACGGAAGGCCCAGGCGAGCTTGCCGTCGGTGCCGGCCTTGCACTCATAGACCTGCGCGCCTTCGGCATGGACGCTAAGCACGAGGGACTCGTCCGGCGCTGCGATGGCGTCAGGGAGCGGGTCCGCGGCGGCCGCCGGTCCGATCATAGCCGCGAGCAGCAGGGTGGGGGCAGCAAGCTTGATCCACATGGTGGTCTCCACGAAGCTCCCAAAAAAGAAAACGGGCCGCGCTTGTCGCGCGGCCCGTGATGATGTCCGGCCCAGTCGGGCGAAATTGCGGATGGCCGTCAGGCCGCCAGCGCCTTTGCCAGGTTATCCGCGACCTTGTCGAGGAAGCCGGTGGTCGAGAGCCAGCGCTGGTCGGCGCCGACCAGGAGCGCGAGGTCCTTGGTCATGTAGCCTTCCTCGACGGTGTCGACGCAGACCTTCTCCAGCGTGTTGGCGAACTTGGCGAGCTCGACATTGTTGTCGAGCTTGGCGCGGTGGGCGAGGCCACGGGTCCAGGCGAAGATCGACGCGATCGAGTTGGTCGAGGTCTCCTTGCCCTTCTGGTGCTCGCGGTAGTGGCGGGTCACGGTGCCGTGAGCGGCTTCGGCCTCGACGGTCTTGCCGTCGGGGGTCAGCAGCACCGAGGTCATCAGGCCGAGCGAGCCGTAGCCCTGCGCGACCGTATCGGACTGCACGTCACCGTCGTAGTTCTTGCAGGCCCAGACATAGCCGCCGGACCATTTCAGCGCCGAGGCCACCATGTCGTCGATCAGGCGGTGCTCGTAGGTCAGGCCCTTGGCCTCGAATTCCTTCTTGAACTCGCGGTCATAGATGTCCTGGAAGATGTCCTTGAAGCGGCCGTCATAGACCTTGAGGATGGTGTTCTTGGTCGACAGATAGACCGGATAGTTGCGCAGCAGGCCGTAGTTCAGCGAGGCGCGGGCGAAGTCGATGATGGAGTCGTCGAGATTGTACATCTCCATGGCGACGCCGGCGCCCGGGGCCTTGAACACTTCCTTCTCGATCACGGTGCCGTCCTCGCCGACGAACTTCATCGACAGGGTGCCCTTGCCCGGGAATTTGAAGTCGGTGGCGCGGTACTGATCGCCATAGGCGTGGCGGCCGATGATGATCGGCTTGGTCCAGCCGGGAACCAGGCGCGGCACGTTCTTGCAGATGATCGGCTCGCGGAAGATCACGCCGCCGAGGATGTTGCGGATGGTGCCGTTCGGCGACTTCCACATCTGCTTGAGGTTGAACTCCTTCACCCGGGCCTCGTCCGGAGTGATGGTGGCGCACTTGACGCCGACGCCGACCTTCTTGATGGCTTCGGCGGCGTCGATGGTGACCTGATCGTTGGTCTGGTCTCGGTACTCCATCCCCAGGTCGAAATAGAGCAGCTCGACGTCAAGGAACGGGTTGATCAGCTTGTCCTTGATGTACTGCCAGATGATCCGGGTCATCTCGTCGCCATCGAGTTCGACGACGGGATTGGATACCTTGATTTTTGCCATGATCGGGGAAGCCCTCTTGGGAACGGCGCCACCTGCGCCAATTTGAATATCCGCCGCCTCTTAGCACCGCCGCGCGGCGGGCGAAAGCCAAGTGATTATGCACTTTTAGCCGATCCAGCTTCCTCAGATGGGGGGCGGGTAACGGCCCGGCCGCGAGGGCGGGGCTGAGCTTTCAAGCGAGATTCAAAAGTCGAATCCAACCCGTTATTTCCCTTGAGAATTTCGTCAGGACAGGCAAACGACAGGCGAACGGGCGGTCGGTCCAGGATGGGGCCAAGGCCGGCTTTGAATCAATTCCTGAAGAGCGCCCTGCCAAGGCCTTGAGAACCCAGTGAAAGCGAAACGAGATGTCGGGGACTGACAAGAGCAAGGCGGGCCTTTCCCTCGACGGTCCCATCGTGATCCTGGTCGAGCCGCAGCTCGGGGAAAACATCGGCATGGCCGCGCGCGCCATGGGCAATTTTGCGCTCGGCGCCTTGCGCATCGTCAACCCGCGCGACGGCTGGCCCAACATCGCCGCCCAGCGCGCCGCGGCCGGCGCCGACCATATTCTGGAAAAGGTCGAATTGTTTGGCACGGTCGAAGAGGCGGTGGCCGATCTCGATCTGCTGTTCGCGACCAGCGCGCGCCCGCATGACCAGGCCAAGCCGGTGGTCGGGCCGGAAGCCGCCGCCGCCGAAATCTCCGGCCACGTCGCGGCGGGAGGCAAGGCTGGTATCCTGTTCGGCCGCGAGCGCTGGGGCCTGACTAACGAGGAGGTCGGGCTCTCCAACCGCATCATCACCTTTCCGGTCAATCCGGGCTTTGCCTCGCTGAACCTCGCCCAGGCGGTGCTGCTGGTCGGCTATGAATGGTTCAAGCGGGCAACCTCAGGCGAACTGCCGCATGCCATGCCGGAGCGCTCCGAGCGCGCTTCGCAGCACCAGATCCAGGCCTTCTTCGAGAACCTGATCCGGGAGCTCGACAAGGTCGAGTTCCTGCGCCCGGCCGAGAAGCGCGACACCATGCTGGTGAATTTGCGCAACATCTTCACCCGCATGGACCCGACCAAGCAGGACATGCACACCCTGCACGGCGTGGTGATGGCGATTGCCGAGGGGCGCAAGGGTCCGGCCAAGGGCGGCGTGCTCGACGGCGAGCAGGCCACGCGCCTGCGCGCGCTCTTGGCCGAGCACGGGCAGGGCGGCGGGGTGTCCGACAGCGGCTCGACCGTGCGTGGCCTCGCCCGCCTGCTCCGCCGCAACCCGACCGATGCCGAGCGCCTGCTCTGGCAGGCGCTCACGCGCGATCGCCGTTTCGCGGGAAGCTTCAAGCGCCAGACCCCGGTCGGTCGCCACATCCCGGACTTCGTCTCGTTCCCGCACCGGATCGCGATCGAGCTGGTGAACCCGGCCGAGAACGAGACGATCGCGGCGGACCGCGCGGGCCGGCGGACGTGGCTCGAGGCACGGGATTATCGTGTGATCGAGATCCTGGCGGCAGACGTGGAGCGGGATCTCGAGGCGCAACTGGTGAGATTGCAGGCGATGATCGAGCAAGCTTCGTAGGTCTCGTAGGTGGATTAGCCGAAGGCGCAATCCACCTCCTTGCTATCCGAGCGGAGAGAGAGGTGGTGGATTACGCTTCGCCAATCCACCCTTCGCACCAGTTGCGATTCAGCATTCACTTGCCGGGCGGGTCGAGGAACACGTAGAGCGCGGAGATCCTGCCGTCCTCCGCGATGATGACGTCCCACCCGGTGTAATCAGGTGCTTCGCCGCGCGGACCCGATCCCCAGGCCAGCCGCCCGGCGTTGTGAAGCGCCTGCGGCTCGCCTGTCGGCGTGTAGACGAAGTGGGGATGCGTGGCGCGCAGATCGCCGGCGAACTTGTCGATCGCGTCGCGACCGACAATGATGCCTGGCGGTGCGTACAGGGCGCCGTTCTCGGTCCAGAACTCGTCGATGGCGGCGCGGCGGCGCTTCGCGTCGCCCTCGCCGAAAACCTCCTGAAGGTTGCGACGGAGCAACTCGTGGATGCGATCCGCGGATGTATTGAGTTGGGTCATAGTTGTCTCCAAATTCCACTGGCCTCGTAGGGTGGGCAAAGCGAAGCGTGCCCACGTGTTTCGACTGATTGATCGAGGTGGTGGGCACGGCGCTTGGCGCCTTTGCCCACCCTACGAATTGAGTTCGCGCGTCAGATCTGCACCTGGCCGCCGTCGACGAAGAGTTCGACGCCGTTGACGAAGCTTGCTTCGTCCGACGCCAGGAACAGCACGGCCTTGGCGATCTCCTCGGGCTGTCCGACGCGGCCGGCCGGGATCAGGCCCGCGAGATAGCTCTTGGTGCCCTCCGCCTGCTCGCCGGCGCCAAACAGATGATTTAGGCCGGGCGTCTCGGTGACACCGGGGCTGATGGCGTTGACGCGGATGTGCCGGTCCTTCAGGTCGAGGATCCAGTTGCGCGCGAAGTTGCGCACCGCGGCCTTGGTTGCCGAATAGACGCTGAAGGCCGGCGTACCCGAAATGCTCGTGGTCGATGCGTTCAGCACGATGGAGGCGCCGTCGCGGAGCAAGGGCAGTGCCTTCTGCACGGTGAAGAGGACGCCCTTCACGTTGGTGTCGAACGTGCGCTGATAGTGCTCCTCGGTGATCGCGCCGAGCGGTGCGAATTCGCCGCCGCCTGCATTGGCGAAGATCGCGTCGATGTGCTGGTGCTTCTGCTGCACGGCATCGTAGAGCCGGTCGATGTCGGCAAGGTTGGCCATATCGCCCTGCACGCCGGTCACGCGGCCGCGGATCGATTTCACCGCAGCGTCGAGTGCATCCTTGCGGCGGCCGGTGATGAACACCGAAGCGCCCTCGGCCGCAAAAGCCTTGGTGGTCGCAAGGCCGATGCCGCTCGTGCCGCCGGTCACCACCACGACCTTGTTGTTGAACCTGTCAGTCATCGTCCGTCTCCGTTGGAAGCATTTGGCAGAAGCGCCGTTGCCCCTCGTAGATGCCTATAGAACGATGATGCGAGTAGACGGCGAATATGGTACGCATCGTTCTATATGAGGAACGATGAAGACTGATCTGAACGACTTTGCCTATTTCGCCGAGGTGGTCGGGCACGGCGGCTTTGCTGCCGCCGGACGGGCCTTGCGCGAGCCCAAGTCAAAGCTCAGCCGGCGGATTGCCGGGCTGGAAGAGCGCCTGGGCCTGCGCCTCATCGAACGATCGAGCCGCCGCTTTCGCGTCACCGAAGTAGGGCAGGCCTTCTACGAGCGCTGTCGTGCGATCCTGGCCGAAGCCGAACAGGCCGAGGCGCTGGTGACGCAAGCGCAGGCCGAACCCCATGGCCGCATTCGCTTCAGTTGCCCGACCGGCATGGTCGCGGAAATCTTCGGGCTCACGTCGAACTTCCTGATCCGCTATCCCAAGGTTCGCCTGCAACTCGTCGCCATCGACCGGCCGGTCGACCTGATTGAAGAGCGGATCGATGTGGCTCTGCGCGTTCGTTCCGTCCTTGTCGGGGATGCGGCGCTCACCATGCGGTCGCTGGGGACGTCCACGCGCATCCTGGTCGCGAGCCCGCAATTGGCAAGCCGGCTGCGAACCCTGGATGATTTGAACGCGCTTCCGACGCTGGCGACTTCAGATGAGGACAATCTGGTCGAATGGCATCTGGAGACGGACGACGGGCGCGCTCGCGTCGTCAAACACGAACCACGCATGGGTTGCGGTGACTTTGGCGCGGTGCGGGATGCGGCGGTCGCCGGCCTCGGTATTGCGCTGTTGCCGGATCACCTCTGCCGGGAGGCGCTCGGGCAAGGTAAGCTCGTCCATGTGCTCTCGGAATGGCGCGGTCAACGCGGCCTGGTGCATCTCGTCTTCACGACCCGACGAGGCCTGCCGCGGGCGGTCCGCGCGCTGATCGATCATCTGGCGGCCGGCTTTTCCAAGACGTTGGTTTCGTAGGGTGGATTAGCCGAAGGCGTAATCCACCTCTTTGCCAACCGAGCGGACTGAGACGTGGTGGATTACGCTTCGCTAATCCACCCTACGCAGCTCAGGCGGCGACGCTGGTCTCATTCGTGGCGCGCTTGCTGCCGGCCTGAAGCCGGCGCAGCGCGGTCAGGTTCAGATCGATCGAAGCCAGGCAGCAGCGAGACTTGCCGCTGGATTTCGCCTCGTAGAGGGCTCCATCCGCCACCGCAAGCAGCTCGGCCACCTGGGAGCCATGATCCGGTGACAGCGCAATGCCCACGCTCGCACCAACACTGGCGCGGGTCTCGCCATCGAGCTGATAGGGCGCCCCGATCTCGCCGACGATGCGTTGTCCCATCGCCAGCGCCTGCTCGGCTGTGACGTTTTCAACGAGCGCGACAAATTCGTCGCCGCCCATCCGCGCAATTGCCGCGCTCTCCGGCACTGCCTTGCGCAGTCGCTCGGCGGCTCCCTTGAGCACCCGATCGCCGGCTCCATGTCCGAACGTGTCGTTGATCGGCTTGAACTCGTCGAGATCCACGAAGAACAGGGCAACAGGGCGGTCCTCACGACTGGATTGCGCGATCTTCGCCTCCAGCGCGTCGATGAATCCCGCGCGGTTCAGCAGACCCGTGAGCGCGTCATGGTGCGCGCGATGGCTGTTCTCGCGCTCGGCCCGCATGGTCGTGATCAGCATCCTGTTGAGCCGGAAGGCCGCGCCCGCCATTGCCGCGAGATACATCGGGATCTGATAGATCATGATGTAGAGCATCGGCTCGCCGAGAAGAGCGATGTACACGGCGACGGGGCCGAGGCTGATCAGCATCATGAGTCCTGCAAATCGTGGCGCGCCGAAATTGCGGAAGCAGATGCCGCCGATCATGGCCGCCGTGGACATCGAGGCGAGCATCGCGACCAGCCAGTCGCCGCTGCTGATGCTCGCGATAGCGCCCAGTCCGAGGCTGAGACTCCAGGCCATCGAGAGCAAGAGATGAAGATCGGTCGGGGTGGGCCGGTGCAGCCGGATCGCGCGATGCGCCGCGACCAGAACCGCGAGGCGCGCAAGGCAAATCATCAGTTCGAGCACGAACCAGGCGACAAGCAGCCCGGTCTGCAGCCGATACGCGATGATCGCCGCGATCGCGACCGAATTGATGGCGCCGCCCGCGAAGATCGGGACCGCACCGAAGAGTTGGGAGATGAGGGCTGCGCGAATGTCGCCCGGCACGTCGGGGCCGACATCCGTCAACCAACGCATCAATCGCCAGCGCGGCAAGCTGTATCGTCCGCCTTCGGACCGCATCCCAGAGCATCCCCTTCTCTTGCGGATGACCAAAGACGAGGGGGTGCTAAGGCCGCCTTTACAGACCCGCCTGATCGCGATCCGTGCTTGATGGAAGGTAAATTCGATGAGGGCTCGCCACGACATGCCCGCGGTCGCGCCGGCTGTGCGCTTCGTCAGTAGGGTAGATTAGCGAAGCGTAATCCACCTCCTTGCTAGGCGGGCGGACAGAGAGGTGGTGGATTACGCTCGCGGACTGCGCTTTGCGCAGCCGCGGGCTAATACACCCTACTATCGCCCGAGCTGGACCTCGCGTTGGACCTCTATCCATGTCGCCCTTGCCACCGCCAGCAGCCTGCCGCCCTCGTCATGCGCAGCAGCCTCGGCGGTGCGCTTGCGGCCGTCGCGGCCGGTGGACCAGGCGGTGATGATGCAGCGCTCGCCGGGACGAGGCCTTGCCTCGATCCGGGCCGACATCCGGCCCAGCAGGAGTGGGGCCTTGTCGAAGCCGTCGCTTTCCTGGTTGTAGTTGCAGGCATAGCCGGTGGGGCAATCGAGCGCCGACCAGAGAAACTCGTCGGCGACGAGGCCGTCGTCGGCGGCCAGCGTCGGATCGGGTGTCCAGCTCGCCGCGAGAACGGCGTTCCGTGAATGACGTCCGAGCGGTCCGGCGAAGATGCGCAGGCCGTCGCCCTTGGCCCGCGCGGGGCCGCAGACGAAACAGGTCGGCAGCGGATGTTCGTGCGGCTTCACCGGCGTCAATAGCTCGGCGGCGCAGGCTTCCTCGAAACTGGCTGTCTCCACGCGCGCGAGCTCCAAGCCCGCCGCCCGCCCGGTCGCGACGACCTTTGCGCCGTCGCGAAGCTCCCACGCGCCGTCGCCGGTCGCGATCGCATCGAGCGATGTGTCCAGCGGCGGCGGGGCGCGCAGCGTCACTTCCGCAGCCCCGGGAATATGCCGGGCGAGCCGGCCGCAGACATAACCGCCATTGCCGGAGTTCGGGGGACCGCAATAGCGCTTGTCGATGATGATCTCGGTCAACGGTTGACTGCCTCTTCTGTCGTCGCCTCACGCACTTTATCTGATCTTGAGGACAATTCTTCCCTGAACCATGCGATTGGCGACGGCTTGCATGGCTTCGGTGGCCTCGTCCAAGGGGAGGATGCGATCGATATGCGGGCGGATTTTTCCTTGAGCCAGTAACTGCACCAGCGCATCGTTCATGCGCGCGGCTTCCGTGGAGAATTTTTCCGCCCAGGCGCCGACGAAGACGCCGATGATGGAATAATTCTTCAGGAGCGGCAGGTTCATCGGGATCGAGGGAACCTCGCCGCTGGTGAAGCCGATCGGCATCAGCCGTCCACCCCACTTCATCAGTCGGGCGATCTGCTCGAAGATCGCACCGCCGACATTGTCGAAGCCGATATCGATGCCGTCTCCCGATGTGATCGACTTGATCCGGTCGCGCAGATCCTCGCTGCGATAGTTGACGACATCGCTGGCGCCGTAGTCGCGCACCAGGGCGGCCTTGTCGTCGGACCCGACCCCGGCGATGACGCGCAGGCCCAGATGGCGGCCGAGGTCGACGGCGGCGAGGCCCACCCCGCCGGCAGCGCCGGTGACAAGCAGCGTTTCGCCGTGTTTGGCCCGGGCCCGCTCGACCAGCGCATAGTAGGCCGTGCCGTAATTGTGCAGCACCGTCGCCGCGGCTTCGAACGCGACGCCATCGGGCAGAAGCACGCTCTTCGATGCCTTGGCTGTCATCCGTTCGGCGTAGCCGCCGGTCCAGCTGCTGCAGGCCACGCGATCGCCGGGCCGGAAGGCCGTGACCTTGTCGCCGATTGCGACGACGATTCCGGACGCTTCCGTCCCGGGCACGAAGGGGGTCGGCGGCCGCATCTGGTACAGGCCCGAGACCATCAGTTGGTCCATGAAGCTCACGGAGGCCGCATGGACGTCGATGAGAATCTCGTCGGCGGCCGGCTTCGGCTCGTCGATCTCGCCGAGGCGCAAATCGCTGGGGCCAGTGAACGACTTGCAGAGAACCGCTTTCATCATGACTCTCCCATGTCTCTCAGCGGCGTCGCATATCCCGCGACGAGCTTGACGAAATCGGCCTGCCGCGCGGTGCCGGTCTTTTCAAACAGGCGGCGGACATGCGTCCTGACCGTCGTCGCGGCCACGCCGAGTGCCGCGGCCACTTCGGGAATGCCGCCGAGTTCGACGATCGCGAGCAGCACGCGCAGCTCGGTCGGCGTCAATCTGAACGCGTCGCGCAGCGCATCCGAGCGAGGTGGTATCGTCAGCGCCACCTTGCGGACAAACACTGCGGCGACGGCGCGGTAGGCAGCCCCCGCACGTCGGCGTGGGCCTGACGTCAGCGGCAAGACGTGGGCGATGTGGCGCGCCCCGTCCACGCCGACCATCGGGATGGCGCTTTCGCGGGTGCCCGCGGCTGCATCGCCGCGGCCGCACGCCGCGAAGGCCTGCCGCAACCGATGCGTGACCATGGGATCGCAGGCCATCAGTTGCCCGCGGATCTCCAGCAGGACGTTGTACGCATCCAGCATGGCCCGCCCGGCGGCATTGGTGTGAATGAGACGTCCGTCCGCATCGACGAGATAGAGGCTGGCGTCGAGACCATCGAGGGTGTCGGCGAATGCAGCGGCGTCCGCGGCTTCCGGTTCGGGCGTTCGGGCGGCCGCGAGCGTGCGGCATGGCACAACGTTCATTGCGGCGCTCCGGCAGGCCGCGGCGACGGGCGCTCGTCGCTGCGGCGGCGACCGAACAGACGCGGCACCAGCATGGGAACGCGCCGGCGATACTCCTGGTAGGTCGCGCCGAACGCGGCGATCAGGTCCCGTTCCTCGAACTGCAGCGCGACCAGGATGTAGGCCGTGTTGGCGATGGCGAACAGCAGATGGCCGGCGGTCATCTCGGGCGTGCCCCAGAACGCGAGCAGGAAGCCCAGCATGAGCGGATGGCGCACGATCTTGTAAAGCAGCGGGGTCTTGAAGGATTGACCTGGCATCTCGGTGCCGCGGAGCGCGACGAAAGCCTGGCGCAGGCCGAACAGGTCGAAATGATCGATCATGTGGGTCGAGGCAAACGCGATCAGCCAGCCGAGCCAGTGGACGCCGATCAGCAGCCAGGCCGCAATTCCGTGGACCTGCCAGACCGGAGCCGGGATCGGGCGCCACTGCCAGAACAGCAGCAGGAGGATCAGGCTGGAGAGCAGCACATAGGTGCTGCGCTCGCAGGCGGGTGGGAGGAATTGGGTCAACCATCGTTTGAAGGATGCGCGCGCCATCACGCTGTGCTGGATTGCAAACAGGCTCATCAGCAGCAGGTTGACGACGATGGCCTCGCCCGGATTTGCGGCAGCACCGACGTCGATCGGCGTGTCGATCGACTTGGGCACGACATAGTTGCCGACGAAACCGAGCGCATAGAGAAATGAAGCGGTGAAGATGCCATAGCTCACGATGGCGTAGAGCAGGATTGCGAGGCGCGCGACCATGGATTTTCCTATTGTGCCTGATGAGGCGGTGCCGCATGCAGGAGCATGAGTCGCTCGCTGGCGAGCTGGCTCGATCTGGCCCGAATGTTACCGCTCGACCGTCCCCTGCACGTCCCCCGGGGACGCAGCGAGGGGAGGGAGGATTTTGATGACGGCTTTCTCGCTCGGGGCGTTCGGGTTCCCCGAGGTCCATGCCGACGGCCGCCCGATCAAGCTGGCCTTGCGCAAGGGTCTTGCGCTGCTGGTTTATCTCGCGGAGGCCAAGGTCGCCGTGGCACGGGACGTCATTGCCACGCTGCTGTGGCCCGAGACGGACCGCGAGACCGGCCTGGCGCGATTGCGGCGCCTGCTTCACCGCGTCGAGATGACGCTGGGCCAGCCGGTGTTCGAGACCGACCGCGCCAGTGTGCGATGGTCTCCGGCGGTCGAACTGACGATCGACTCACATGTGTTCGAGAGCGCCTGTGATGCTGGCGACTTCGAGCAGGCCTGCGCGATCTATCGGGGCGACTTCCTCGCCGGCTTCGCCCTGGATGGCTGTTCCGAATTCGAGGACTGGGCGTTCTTCCGGCGGGAGGCGCTGCGAGGACGGCTCATGCATGCGCTGGAGCGTCTGGTGCAGGACAGGAACGCCGCCGGCGACCATTTTGCCGCGACCGCGCATGCGGGCCGGCTGGTCGAGCTCGATCCGCTCAGCGAAGTGTATGGCCGGCACCTGATCCGCAGCCTGCTGCTCGCCGGCGACAGAAGCGCGGCGGAACGGCAGCATGCGGCACTGACGCGGCGACTGCGGGACGAGCTCGGGGTGGCGCCGGAAGCCGAGACGGAGGCGCTGATGAGCCCCGCGGCGGCGGCGCATGCCGCCCCGATGACGCGCTATGTCAAGGGCGCCGGCGTTCATCTGGCCTATCAGACCTATGGCAGCGACCCGCTCGACATCCTGGTCATGCCCGGTTTCGTCTCACATGTGGAACGCGCCTGGGAGCATCCCGCGAGCCGCGCGTTTCTGGCGTCATTGATGAAGCTTGGGCGCCTGGTCGTTTTCGATCGTCGCGGCATCGGACTGTCCGACCGGGTCGGATCAGCCCCGGGCATCGACGTCACCGCACAGGATATCGGCACGGTGCTGCGGGCGGCGGATTCGCGCCGCGTCGTGCTGTTCGGCGCATCCGAATGCGGGCCTGCCTGCATCAAATTTGCCGTCGATGAGCCGCGTCGCGTGGTCGGGCTCATCTTGTTCGGCGCGCTGGCCAAGGGCTGCTGGTCACAGGACTATCCGCACGCGCTGCGCGCCAGCCAGTATGACGCCTGGAGCAAGCATCTCATCACGCAATGGGGCGGCCCGGTCGGGATCGAAGCGTTTGCGCCGAGCCTGGCCAATGATCCGCAGGCGCGGGCCTGGTGGGCCGGGCTGCTGCGCGCGGCCTCCAGCCCCGGCGGCATCTCCGCCGTGCTGGAGGCGTTTCGCGACGCCGACGTGCGGCATCTTCTGCCGAAGATCGCCGTGCCGACGCTGGTGCTGCACCGGCGGGACGACAAGGCCGTGCGGATCGCGGCCGGCCGCGATATCGCAAGCCGGATCAAAGGTGCGGAGTTCGTCGAGCTCGACGGCAGTGATCACTGGTTCTTTGCGGGGGATCAGGAGCCGGTGCTCGCGGCGATCGGGCGGTTTATGAAACGCATATTGTAGGGTTGGCAAAGCGGAGCGTGCCCACCATCTCGATCAACGCGGCCGAGAAAATTTGGTGGGCACGGCGCTGCGCGCCTTTGCCCACCCTACGAAGTACGACCTCACACCGCTTCAAGCTGATCCGCCGCGCGCTTCTTCTTCGCCCTGGATTGGCCGAGCAGCGGGCCGGCGGTCAGCGCTGCCGTATCCGCCACGCCCGGATCGCGCGAGATCATCGCCGCGACGATGGCGCCGTCGATCAACAGCCCGAGCTGATGCGCGAGCACTGCAGGCTCGCTCGAGCCGAGCTCGCCGGCGAGCTTCTCGATGTGGCCGAGCACGATCTTCTTGTGCTTCAACGCGATGTTGCGGAACTGCTTGGCGTCCTTGTCGTGCTCGCCGACCGCGTTGATGAAGGGGCAGCCGTAGAAGCGCTCCTGCGCGAACCAGCTCTTCAGCGCCGGAAAGATACGCGTCAGTTTCGCCTGCGCGTCGCCGCCGCCGTCTTCCATGGCGCCGATGAACCATTCGCGCCACTGCTTGCCTTCGCTCTCCAGCACCGCGTTGACGAGATTGGTCTTGGAGCCGAACAATTTGTAGAGCGTGGTCTTCGCCGTGCCGGCTTCCTCGATGATCGCGTCGATGCCGGTGGCGTTAATGCCGTTCTTGCAGAACAGATGCGTCGCGGCGCTCAAGAGGCGCCCGCGCGCGGACTCGTCTTCGCCTGCAAAGGAATGCGGTGAATTGGATGTCTTCTTTGATGATGTCTTGTTCAGTGAGGGCTTGGCCATGAGTCCAAACTTACCCGCAGCCGCGTCGCCTCAGCAAGCCGCATCTGTTCTGCGCTGAAAAGATTCGCAGGCGGCGGGCCGTCTGCATCGCCATTGAGCAAGCGACCGCTGATCAATCCGCGGGCAGGGATCGCTAAGCAGCTCCAATGCTTCGCCTTTTGTTTTTGGCCTGCTCTGGCACGCTCCATGCAAGGAAACAGACCGTTCGGTATCCTGCCGTTTTCCACGGCTGCCAGGGAGAATATGATGACTGCCGTCGTTCAAAAGACAGTGCTGACGGGGTGCCTTGCGCCCATCGACAAGAATGGCCTCGAGCAACTGATTGCGAGCGGCAAGGCCAATCCGAAGGTCATCAAGACCTTGAAATGCAAGACGGTCGCGGAGGGCAAGTTCCGCCACGCCAACTACATCCGCAACCTGCCGCCCTACATCGTCGACGAGCCGCCGGGACTTCTGGGCGACGACACCGCGCCCAATCCGTCGGAAGCTTCGCTCGCCGCGCTCGGCTCCTGCCTTGCGGTCGGCCTGCATGCCAACGCCGTGCATCGTGGCTGGATCGTCAACAAGCTCGAGCTCGAACTCGAAGGCGACCTCAACATCACCGCGGTCTGGGGCACCGGCGACATGTCGGACAAGCCCGTTGGATTTACCGATGTGC harbors:
- a CDS encoding OsmC family protein, producing the protein MTAVVQKTVLTGCLAPIDKNGLEQLIASGKANPKVIKTLKCKTVAEGKFRHANYIRNLPPYIVDEPPGLLGDDTAPNPSEASLAALGSCLAVGLHANAVHRGWIVNKLELELEGDLNITAVWGTGDMSDKPVGFTDVRVKVDMECEGISQDEINALVAHVKKWSPVANTFTRPVNLEVGI
- a CDS encoding TetR/AcrR family transcriptional regulator, yielding MAKPSLNKTSSKKTSNSPHSFAGEDESARGRLLSAATHLFCKNGINATGIDAIIEEAGTAKTTLYKLFGSKTNLVNAVLESEGKQWREWFIGAMEDGGGDAQAKLTRIFPALKSWFAQERFYGCPFINAVGEHDKDAKQFRNIALKHKKIVLGHIEKLAGELGSSEPAVLAHQLGLLIDGAIVAAMISRDPGVADTAALTAGPLLGQSRAKKKRAADQLEAV